One stretch of Girardinichthys multiradiatus isolate DD_20200921_A chromosome 2, DD_fGirMul_XY1, whole genome shotgun sequence DNA includes these proteins:
- the tpm1 gene encoding tropomyosin alpha-1 chain isoform X1, whose protein sequence is MDAIKKKMQMLKLDKENALDRAEQAESDKKAAEDRSKQLEDDLVALQKKLKGTEDELDKYSEALKDAQEKLELAEKKATDAEGDVASLNRRIQLVEEELDRAQERLATALQKLEEAEKAADESERGMKVIENRAMKDEEKMEIQEIQLKEAKHIAEEADRKYEEVARKLVIIEGDLERTEERAELSESKCSELEEELKTVTNNLKSLEAQAEKYSQKEDKYEEEIKVLTDKLKEAETRAEFAERSVAKLEKTIDDLEDELYSQKLKYKAISEELDHALNDMTSI, encoded by the exons ATGGATGCCATCAAGAAGAAGATGCAGATGCTCAAGCTCGACAAGGAGAATGCCTTGGACAGAGCTGAGCAGGCCGAGTCAGACAAGAAAGCAGCGGAGGATAGAAGCAAACAG cTTGAGGACGACTTGGTGGCTCTGCAGAAGAAGCTGAAGGGAACTGAGGATGAGCTGGACAAGTACTCCGAGGCTCTTAAAGATGCCCAGGAGAAGCTTGAGTTGGCTGAGAAGAAAGCCACCGAT GCTGAGGGCGATGTCGCTTCCCTTAACAGACGTATCCAGCTGGTTGAGGAGGAGTTGGATCGTGCTCAGGAGCGTCTGGCCACAGCCTTGCAGAAGCTGGAGGAGGCTGAGAAGGCTGCAGATGAGAGCGAGAG AGGTATGAAGGTCATTGAGAACAGGGCCATGAAGGATGAGGAGAAGATGGAGATCCAGGAGATCCAgctgaaagaggccaaacaCATTGCTGAGGAGGCAGATCGCAAATATGAGGAG GTTGCTCGTAAACTGGTCATCATTGAGGGTGACCTGGAACGTACAGAGGAGCGCGCTGAGCTGTCAGAAAG CAAATGCTCTGAGCTTGAGGAAGAGTTGAAAACTGTGACCAACAACCTGAAGTCACTGGAGGCCCAGGCAGAGAAG TACTCACAGAAGGAAGACAAGTATGAGGAAGAGATCAAGGTCCTCACTGACAAACTCAAGGAG GCTGAGACTCGTGCTGAGTTCGCTGAGAGATCAGTAGCCAAGCTTGAGAAGACCATTGATGACTTGGAAG ATGAGTTGTACTCCCAGAAACTGAAGTACAAAGCCATCAGCGAGGAGCTGGACCATGCCCTCAACGATATGACTTCCAT ATAA
- the lactb gene encoding serine beta-lactamase-like protein LACTB, mitochondrial isoform X1, translating into MFRMFLSRSLCAKCAPLTAPRYLITPQADGVFIRTQRRFFGGTVICKHRSKSRTWMYGVGVGVVLAVGLKYSSDSANSSCDDKIKIAQKTKSYRDAIKVSRDLLERIKVGKEAEVGAPGLVVGVAVDGVEVWSEGIGCADLENRVPCSPDTVMRIASISKPLTSAAAARLCEEGKLDLDAPVQNYVPEFPQKQFDGKDVTITSRMLLSHLSGIRHYEKDAKKVKEDKEKAKRLLKLPGKQKEDEKSLFESRDKPGADQSSKGKESTQAQRKKEFEHEEYYLKDNFESVIQSLDLFKDDPLIFKPGTTFLYSTHAFTLLSAVLERAARQRFLDLMMNMFRELGMLNTVPDENDPIIYHRSRFYHLNKRGRVVNCPYVDNSYKWAGGGFLSTVGDLLLFGNALLYSYQVAQLKDTDDFLPGFLKPKSVIELWTPVDKTEASWDKDGLYGQGWLVVEKLQKYGQCRKRRHYVSHTGGAVGASSVLLVLPSEELDQHQGQNFFLPQGVVVTIITNIQSVGLNSTALKIAHQFDKARNV; encoded by the exons ATGTTTCGCATGTTTTTATCTCGTAGTTTATGTGCCAAATGCGCCCCGCTAACAGCGCCACGGTATCTAATAACACCGCAAGCAGACGGTGTTTTTATTCGGACACAGAGGCGTTTTTTCGGGGGCACAGTCATTTGTAAACACCGATCAAAGTCCAGAACCTGGATGTACGGGGTTGGTGTTGGCGTTGTTTTAGCTGTAGGCCTGAAATACAGCTCCGACTCTGCAAACAGCTCATGTgatgataaaattaaaatagcACAAAAGACTAAATCTTACAGAGACGCCATAAAAGTGAGCAGAGACCTCCTGGAGCGGATAAAGGTAGGCAAGGAG GCTGAGGTCGGAGCTCCAGGACTGGTAGTTGGGGTTGCTGTGGATGGTGTTGAAGTGTGGTCTGAAG GAATTGGTTGTGCTGATTTGGAGAATCGTGTCCCATGCTCTCCTGATACGGTGATGCGAATTGCCAGCATCAGTAAGCCCCTCACATCTGCAGCTGCTGCACGACTGTGCGAGGAAGGTAAACTCGATCTTGATGCCCCCGTCCAAAACTATGTGCCAGAGTTTCctcagaaacagtttgatggaaAAGAT gttacAATAACTTCTCGTATGTTACTATCACACCTAAGTGGTATAAGGCACTATGAGAAAGATGCAAAAAAAGTCAAAGAGGACAAAGAGAAAGCCAAGAGACTCCTGAAGCTTCCAGGTAAACAGAAAGAGGATGAGAAAAGCTTATTTGAAAGCCGAGATAAACCCGGAGCAGATCAATCCTCTAAAGGCAAAGAATCCACTCAGGCTCAGAGGAAAAAAGAATTTGAGCATGAAGAGTACTACTTAAAGGACAATTTTGAAAGTGTCATTCAGTCCCTGGACCTTTTTAAGGATGACCCACTAATTTTCAAACCTG gcaccaccttcctgtactccaCTCACGCCTTCACCCTGCTTAGTGCTGTTTTGGAGCGGGCTGCGCGCCAACGCTTCCTGGATCTCATGATGAACATGTTCCGGGAGCTGGGAATGCTCAATACAGTTCCAGATGAGAATGACCCCATTATCTATCACCGATCCAG ATTCTATCACCTCAACAAGCGAGGGCGAGTAGTAAACTGCCCGTATGTAGACAACTCCTACAAATGGGCTGGAGGTGGCTTCCTCTCCACAGTGGGAGATCTATTGCTCTTTGGTAACGCTCTTCTCTATAGCTACCAGGTGGCCCAACTTAAGGACACTGATGACTTTCTCCCTGGCTTCCTTAAACCCAAATCAGTCATAGAGCTGTGGACACCAGTTGACAAGACGGAGGCCAGCTGGGATAAAGACGGACTGTATGGCCAAGGCTGGCTGGTGGTTGAGAAGCTGCAGAAGTATGGTCAGTGCAGGAAACGCAGGCATTATGTGTCCCACACAGGAGGAGCTGTGGGGGCCAGCAGCGTTCTTCTTGTGTTGCCCAGTGAGGAGCTAGACCAACACCAGGGACAGAACTTCTTCCTCCCACAAGGGGTGGTGGTCACCATTATCACAAACATACAGTCAGTGGGACTGAATAGCACTGCACTAAAAATTGCTCATCAGTTTGACAAAGCCAGAAATGTGTGA
- the tpm1 gene encoding tropomyosin alpha-1 chain isoform X4: protein MDAIKKKMQMLKLDKENALDRAEQAESDKKAAEDRSKQLEDEMRELEKKLRVTEDERDKVFEEFQTAEEKLLAAEETATKAEGDVASLNRRIQLVEEELDRAQERLATALQKLEEAEKAADESERGMKVIENRAMKDEEKMEIQEIQLKEAKHIAEEADRKYEEVARKLVIIEGDLERTEERAELSESKCSELEEELKTVTNNLKSLEAQAEKYSQKEDKYEEEIKVLTDKLKEAETRAEFAERSVAKLEKTIDDLEDELYSQKLKYKAISEELDHALNDMTSM, encoded by the exons ATGGATGCCATCAAGAAGAAGATGCAGATGCTCAAGCTCGACAAGGAGAATGCCTTGGACAGAGCTGAGCAGGCCGAGTCAGACAAGAAAGCAGCGGAGGATAGAAGCAAACAG TTAGAGGACGAAATGAGAGAATTGGAAAAGAAATTGCGTGTTACAGAGGATGAAAGAGATAAAGTTTTTGAGGAGTTCCAAACTGCTGAGGAAAAACTGTTGGCTGCTGAAGAGACCGCTACCAAG GCTGAGGGCGATGTCGCTTCCCTTAACAGACGTATCCAGCTGGTTGAGGAGGAGTTGGATCGTGCTCAGGAGCGTCTGGCCACAGCCTTGCAGAAGCTGGAGGAGGCTGAGAAGGCTGCAGATGAGAGCGAGAG AGGTATGAAGGTCATTGAGAACAGGGCCATGAAGGATGAGGAGAAGATGGAGATCCAGGAGATCCAgctgaaagaggccaaacaCATTGCTGAGGAGGCAGATCGCAAATATGAGGAG GTTGCTCGTAAACTGGTCATCATTGAGGGTGACCTGGAACGTACAGAGGAGCGCGCTGAGCTGTCAGAAAG CAAATGCTCTGAGCTTGAGGAAGAGTTGAAAACTGTGACCAACAACCTGAAGTCACTGGAGGCCCAGGCAGAGAAG TACTCACAGAAGGAAGACAAGTATGAGGAAGAGATCAAGGTCCTCACTGACAAACTCAAGGAG GCTGAGACTCGTGCTGAGTTCGCTGAGAGATCAGTAGCCAAGCTTGAGAAGACCATTGATGACTTGGAAG ATGAGTTGTACTCCCAGAAACTGAAGTACAAAGCCATCAGCGAGGAGCTGGACCATGCCCTCAACGATATGACTTCCATGTAA
- the LOC124883165 gene encoding pro-neuregulin-4, membrane-bound isoform-like, which produces MMAEHGSPCDPQDATYCMNGGTCYKIPSMDKISCVCSESFKGSRCEQYQLLSYSLDEQDKGLLAAVVILVMLIFVVLAVVIYYVHKMVKQRKLNQQNNGQGWEKSTV; this is translated from the exons ATGATGGCAG AACATGGATCGCCTTGCGATCCACAGGATGCCACTTACTGCATGAATGGTGGGACATGTTATAAAATACCATCTATGGATAAGATCTCCTGCGt CTGCAGTGAAAGTTTCAAAGGAAGCAGATGTGAGCAGTACCAGCTCTTGAGTTATTCTCTGGATGAACAGGACAAAGGGTTATTAGCCGCCGTGGTCATTCTAGTCATGCTCATCTTCGTGGTGCTGGCTGTTGTCATCTACTATGTGCATAA GAtggtaaaacaaagaaaactaaacCAACAGAACAATGGCCAAGGGTGGGAGAAATCAACAGTATGA
- the lactb gene encoding serine beta-lactamase-like protein LACTB, mitochondrial isoform X2 produces MFRMFLSRSLCAKCAPLTAPRYLITPQADGVFIRTQRRFFGGTVICKHRSKSRTWMYGVGVGVVLAVGLKYSSDSANSSCDDKIKIAQKTKSYRDAIKVSRDLLERIKAEVGAPGLVVGVAVDGVEVWSEGIGCADLENRVPCSPDTVMRIASISKPLTSAAAARLCEEGKLDLDAPVQNYVPEFPQKQFDGKDVTITSRMLLSHLSGIRHYEKDAKKVKEDKEKAKRLLKLPGKQKEDEKSLFESRDKPGADQSSKGKESTQAQRKKEFEHEEYYLKDNFESVIQSLDLFKDDPLIFKPGTTFLYSTHAFTLLSAVLERAARQRFLDLMMNMFRELGMLNTVPDENDPIIYHRSRFYHLNKRGRVVNCPYVDNSYKWAGGGFLSTVGDLLLFGNALLYSYQVAQLKDTDDFLPGFLKPKSVIELWTPVDKTEASWDKDGLYGQGWLVVEKLQKYGQCRKRRHYVSHTGGAVGASSVLLVLPSEELDQHQGQNFFLPQGVVVTIITNIQSVGLNSTALKIAHQFDKARNV; encoded by the exons ATGTTTCGCATGTTTTTATCTCGTAGTTTATGTGCCAAATGCGCCCCGCTAACAGCGCCACGGTATCTAATAACACCGCAAGCAGACGGTGTTTTTATTCGGACACAGAGGCGTTTTTTCGGGGGCACAGTCATTTGTAAACACCGATCAAAGTCCAGAACCTGGATGTACGGGGTTGGTGTTGGCGTTGTTTTAGCTGTAGGCCTGAAATACAGCTCCGACTCTGCAAACAGCTCATGTgatgataaaattaaaatagcACAAAAGACTAAATCTTACAGAGACGCCATAAAAGTGAGCAGAGACCTCCTGGAGCGGATAAAG GCTGAGGTCGGAGCTCCAGGACTGGTAGTTGGGGTTGCTGTGGATGGTGTTGAAGTGTGGTCTGAAG GAATTGGTTGTGCTGATTTGGAGAATCGTGTCCCATGCTCTCCTGATACGGTGATGCGAATTGCCAGCATCAGTAAGCCCCTCACATCTGCAGCTGCTGCACGACTGTGCGAGGAAGGTAAACTCGATCTTGATGCCCCCGTCCAAAACTATGTGCCAGAGTTTCctcagaaacagtttgatggaaAAGAT gttacAATAACTTCTCGTATGTTACTATCACACCTAAGTGGTATAAGGCACTATGAGAAAGATGCAAAAAAAGTCAAAGAGGACAAAGAGAAAGCCAAGAGACTCCTGAAGCTTCCAGGTAAACAGAAAGAGGATGAGAAAAGCTTATTTGAAAGCCGAGATAAACCCGGAGCAGATCAATCCTCTAAAGGCAAAGAATCCACTCAGGCTCAGAGGAAAAAAGAATTTGAGCATGAAGAGTACTACTTAAAGGACAATTTTGAAAGTGTCATTCAGTCCCTGGACCTTTTTAAGGATGACCCACTAATTTTCAAACCTG gcaccaccttcctgtactccaCTCACGCCTTCACCCTGCTTAGTGCTGTTTTGGAGCGGGCTGCGCGCCAACGCTTCCTGGATCTCATGATGAACATGTTCCGGGAGCTGGGAATGCTCAATACAGTTCCAGATGAGAATGACCCCATTATCTATCACCGATCCAG ATTCTATCACCTCAACAAGCGAGGGCGAGTAGTAAACTGCCCGTATGTAGACAACTCCTACAAATGGGCTGGAGGTGGCTTCCTCTCCACAGTGGGAGATCTATTGCTCTTTGGTAACGCTCTTCTCTATAGCTACCAGGTGGCCCAACTTAAGGACACTGATGACTTTCTCCCTGGCTTCCTTAAACCCAAATCAGTCATAGAGCTGTGGACACCAGTTGACAAGACGGAGGCCAGCTGGGATAAAGACGGACTGTATGGCCAAGGCTGGCTGGTGGTTGAGAAGCTGCAGAAGTATGGTCAGTGCAGGAAACGCAGGCATTATGTGTCCCACACAGGAGGAGCTGTGGGGGCCAGCAGCGTTCTTCTTGTGTTGCCCAGTGAGGAGCTAGACCAACACCAGGGACAGAACTTCTTCCTCCCACAAGGGGTGGTGGTCACCATTATCACAAACATACAGTCAGTGGGACTGAATAGCACTGCACTAAAAATTGCTCATCAGTTTGACAAAGCCAGAAATGTGTGA
- the tpm1 gene encoding tropomyosin alpha-1 chain isoform X3 produces MDAIKKKMQMLKLDKENALDRAEQAESDKKAAEDRSKQLEDEMRELEKKLRVTEDERDKVFEEFQTAEEKLLAAEETATKAEGDVASLNRRIQLVEEELDRAQERLATALQKLEEAEKAADESERGMKVIENRAMKDEEKMEIQEIQLKEAKHIAEEADRKYEEVARKLVIIEGDLERTEERAELSESKCSELEEELKTVTNNLKSLEAQAEKYSQKEDKYEEEIKVLTDKLKEAETRAEFAERSVAKLEKTIDDLEEKLSQAKEENLDMHQMLDQTLMELNNL; encoded by the exons ATGGATGCCATCAAGAAGAAGATGCAGATGCTCAAGCTCGACAAGGAGAATGCCTTGGACAGAGCTGAGCAGGCCGAGTCAGACAAGAAAGCAGCGGAGGATAGAAGCAAACAG TTAGAGGACGAAATGAGAGAATTGGAAAAGAAATTGCGTGTTACAGAGGATGAAAGAGATAAAGTTTTTGAGGAGTTCCAAACTGCTGAGGAAAAACTGTTGGCTGCTGAAGAGACCGCTACCAAG GCTGAGGGCGATGTCGCTTCCCTTAACAGACGTATCCAGCTGGTTGAGGAGGAGTTGGATCGTGCTCAGGAGCGTCTGGCCACAGCCTTGCAGAAGCTGGAGGAGGCTGAGAAGGCTGCAGATGAGAGCGAGAG AGGTATGAAGGTCATTGAGAACAGGGCCATGAAGGATGAGGAGAAGATGGAGATCCAGGAGATCCAgctgaaagaggccaaacaCATTGCTGAGGAGGCAGATCGCAAATATGAGGAG GTTGCTCGTAAACTGGTCATCATTGAGGGTGACCTGGAACGTACAGAGGAGCGCGCTGAGCTGTCAGAAAG CAAATGCTCTGAGCTTGAGGAAGAGTTGAAAACTGTGACCAACAACCTGAAGTCACTGGAGGCCCAGGCAGAGAAG TACTCACAGAAGGAAGACAAGTATGAGGAAGAGATCAAGGTCCTCACTGACAAACTCAAGGAG GCTGAGACTCGTGCTGAGTTCGCTGAGAGATCAGTAGCCAAGCTTGAGAAGACCATTGATGACTTGGAAG AGAAACTGTCACAAGCTAAAGAAGAAAACCTGGATATGCACCAGATGCTGGACCAGACTCTAATGGAACTGAATAACTTGTGA
- the tpm1 gene encoding tropomyosin alpha-1 chain isoform X5 translates to MDAIKKKMQMLKLDKENALDRAEQAESDKKAAEDRSKQLEDEMRELEKKLRVTEDERDKVFEEFQTAEEKLLAAEETATKLEDDLVALQKKLKGTEDELDKYSEALKDAQEKLELAEKKATDAEGDVASLNRRIQLVEEELDRAQERLATALQKLEEAEKAADESERGMKVIENRAMKDEEKMEIQEIQLKEAKHIAEEADRKYEEVARKLVIIEGDLERTEERAELSESKCSELEEELKTVTNNLKSLEAQAEKYSQKEDKYEEEIKVLTDKLKEAETRAEFAERSVAKLEKTIDDLEEKLSQAKEENLDMHQMLDQTLMELNNL, encoded by the exons ATGGATGCCATCAAGAAGAAGATGCAGATGCTCAAGCTCGACAAGGAGAATGCCTTGGACAGAGCTGAGCAGGCCGAGTCAGACAAGAAAGCAGCGGAGGATAGAAGCAAACAG TTAGAGGACGAAATGAGAGAATTGGAAAAGAAATTGCGTGTTACAGAGGATGAAAGAGATAAAGTTTTTGAGGAGTTCCAAACTGCTGAGGAAAAACTGTTGGCTGCTGAAGAGACCGCTACCAAG cTTGAGGACGACTTGGTGGCTCTGCAGAAGAAGCTGAAGGGAACTGAGGATGAGCTGGACAAGTACTCCGAGGCTCTTAAAGATGCCCAGGAGAAGCTTGAGTTGGCTGAGAAGAAAGCCACCGAT GCTGAGGGCGATGTCGCTTCCCTTAACAGACGTATCCAGCTGGTTGAGGAGGAGTTGGATCGTGCTCAGGAGCGTCTGGCCACAGCCTTGCAGAAGCTGGAGGAGGCTGAGAAGGCTGCAGATGAGAGCGAGAG AGGTATGAAGGTCATTGAGAACAGGGCCATGAAGGATGAGGAGAAGATGGAGATCCAGGAGATCCAgctgaaagaggccaaacaCATTGCTGAGGAGGCAGATCGCAAATATGAGGAG GTTGCTCGTAAACTGGTCATCATTGAGGGTGACCTGGAACGTACAGAGGAGCGCGCTGAGCTGTCAGAAAG CAAATGCTCTGAGCTTGAGGAAGAGTTGAAAACTGTGACCAACAACCTGAAGTCACTGGAGGCCCAGGCAGAGAAG TACTCACAGAAGGAAGACAAGTATGAGGAAGAGATCAAGGTCCTCACTGACAAACTCAAGGAG GCTGAGACTCGTGCTGAGTTCGCTGAGAGATCAGTAGCCAAGCTTGAGAAGACCATTGATGACTTGGAAG AGAAACTGTCACAAGCTAAAGAAGAAAACCTGGATATGCACCAGATGCTGGACCAGACTCTAATGGAACTGAATAACTTGTGA
- the tpm1 gene encoding tropomyosin alpha-1 chain isoform X2: MDAIKKKMQMLKLDKENALDRAEQAESDKKAAEDRSKQLEDDLVALQKKLKGTEDELDKYSEALKDAQEKLELAEKKATDAEGDVASLNRRIQLVEEELDRAQERLATALQKLEEAEKAADESERGMKVIENRAMKDEEKMEIQEIQLKEAKHIAEEADRKYEEVARKLVIIEGDLERTEERAELSESKCSELEEELKTVTNNLKSLEAQAEKYSQKEDKYEEEIKVLTDKLKEAETRAEFAERSVAKLEKTIDDLEEKLSQAKEENLDMHQMLDQTLMELNNL; the protein is encoded by the exons ATGGATGCCATCAAGAAGAAGATGCAGATGCTCAAGCTCGACAAGGAGAATGCCTTGGACAGAGCTGAGCAGGCCGAGTCAGACAAGAAAGCAGCGGAGGATAGAAGCAAACAG cTTGAGGACGACTTGGTGGCTCTGCAGAAGAAGCTGAAGGGAACTGAGGATGAGCTGGACAAGTACTCCGAGGCTCTTAAAGATGCCCAGGAGAAGCTTGAGTTGGCTGAGAAGAAAGCCACCGAT GCTGAGGGCGATGTCGCTTCCCTTAACAGACGTATCCAGCTGGTTGAGGAGGAGTTGGATCGTGCTCAGGAGCGTCTGGCCACAGCCTTGCAGAAGCTGGAGGAGGCTGAGAAGGCTGCAGATGAGAGCGAGAG AGGTATGAAGGTCATTGAGAACAGGGCCATGAAGGATGAGGAGAAGATGGAGATCCAGGAGATCCAgctgaaagaggccaaacaCATTGCTGAGGAGGCAGATCGCAAATATGAGGAG GTTGCTCGTAAACTGGTCATCATTGAGGGTGACCTGGAACGTACAGAGGAGCGCGCTGAGCTGTCAGAAAG CAAATGCTCTGAGCTTGAGGAAGAGTTGAAAACTGTGACCAACAACCTGAAGTCACTGGAGGCCCAGGCAGAGAAG TACTCACAGAAGGAAGACAAGTATGAGGAAGAGATCAAGGTCCTCACTGACAAACTCAAGGAG GCTGAGACTCGTGCTGAGTTCGCTGAGAGATCAGTAGCCAAGCTTGAGAAGACCATTGATGACTTGGAAG AGAAACTGTCACAAGCTAAAGAAGAAAACCTGGATATGCACCAGATGCTGGACCAGACTCTAATGGAACTGAATAACTTGTGA